From Danio aesculapii chromosome 18, fDanAes4.1, whole genome shotgun sequence, a single genomic window includes:
- the glipr1b gene encoding glioma pathogenesis-related protein 1b yields the protein MDSLGGLLLRISVVLFGSCSVLALLPGITEPEFIRRCVKAHNTHRARVSPPAASARSMSWDKELAKGARERARNCKGSHYPSLGHFGHPLFGWMGENIWLGSPFSAFSVENAVHRWSKEGAYSLKNNNCSRMCGHYAQLMWSTSFKMGCAVNVCSKGIENFSTHPESTIFVCNYGDTGHVHGVTPYIAMGCNGCGSEICRDNVCRYDWFPGWDYGPPSSAHSVSYWLTNLGLCLLGVCWLLHFYATH from the exons ATGGACTCTCTCGGCGGTCTCCTCTTGCGGATATCGGTTGTTCTGTTCGGCTCCTGCAGCGTTCTGGCGCTCCTACCGGGAATCACGGAACCGGAGTTCATCCGCAGGTGTGTGAAGGCGCACAACACGCACCGCGCGCGCGTCAGTCCACCTGCGGCCAGTGCGCGCTCCATG TCCTGGGACAAAGAATTGGCCAAAGGAGCAAGAGAGCGGGCGAGAAACTGCAAGGGTTCTCATTACCCTAGTCTAGGACATTTCGGGCACCCGCTGTTCGGATGGATGGGAGAGAACATCTGGCTGGGGTCTCCGTTTTCAGCCTTCTCAGTAGAGAACGCAGTACACCGATGGAGCAAAGAAGGAGCGTATTCCCTCAAAAATAACAACTGCTCGAGGATGTGTGGACACTACGCACAG TTAATGTGGTCTACAAGCTTCAAGATGGGCTGTGCTGTAAATGTGTGCTCCAAAGGAATCGAAAACTTCTCCACCCACCCGGAGTCAACTATTTTTGTGTGCAACTATGGCGATAC AGGACACGTTCATGGTGTAACTCCATATATTGCAATGGGCTGCAATGGATGTGGATCAGAGATCTGCAGAGACAACGTTTGTA GATATGATTGGTTCCCTGGCTGGGATTATGGCCCGCCCTCTTCAGCCCACAGTGTTTCCTATTGGCTGACTAATCTTGGACTGTGTCTACTAGGAGTTTGCTGGCTACTGCACTTTTATGCAACACATTAA
- the caps2 gene encoding calcyphosin-2 — MNANAKYSPLQKSGQQHKMSGADRRTRPAEVPVLKLDALQNTEEEEEHLAIHVKDAAMKIVSGDLSAMSWGSSASTPTKQCFTSKMKDSIQTQVALNNEESLQLSHRAQTQRSPQYSNKPNQHSPDFTCKNTTLTSFNTVQVNSKMRDAEGLTEERKLQAVIEQVMVDQLSRAVISDPEQNAVSVSPTSVPPRYRRTLHHTQVKTRMSLTENILSNKLCFQARILSRCGREACRKLIGFFFTCDQTMTIYEYRNFGKNRWNALPFIARGVYWNRGRPYCLQDISQGAELHFCTDGPHLPQSLRQQPCLSLTVTDVDDGAKGALLAQSRETLHHRSEEEINEQNNLKEIQGAVRDRLRGRAIQTLISLGRDMQKMFDLKADDVQQKELLRQSLMGQLCITTQDFEAVWRIVSRRVEGRANPTDVMRAVTGEMSENRKALFLKVYVKLDPNKTGSIFLSDIEKFYRDKQEADTALDPCLKPDFLAFIREAGKVTKTVSYAEFEDYYEGLSIEIFDDEEYINNLRATWSI, encoded by the exons ATGAACGCAAACGCGAAATATTCACCCTTACAAAAAAGTGGACAACAG CATAAAATGTCTGGAGCAGACCGCAGGACCAGGCCAGCAGA AGTTCCTGTGCTAAAGTTAGACGCCCTGCAAAACacggaggaggaagaggag CATCTTGCCATACATGTAAAGGATGCTGCTATGAAGATTGTTTCAGGAGATCTGTCAGCCATGAGCTGGGGCTCTTCAGCCTCCACACCGACGAAGCAG TGTTTTACAAGCAAAATGAAGGATTCAATTCAAACTCAAGTGGCTCTAAATAATGAAGAATCACTCCAGCTGAGCCACAGAGCTCAGACGCAGAGAAGTCCACAGTACAGTAACAAACCAAACCAGCATTCACCCGACTTCACCTGtaaaaacacaacactgacaaGTTTCAACACCGTACAGGTCAACAGCAAGATGAGGGATGCG GAGGGGCTTACAGAGGAGAGGAAACTGCAAGCTGTAATTGAGCAGGTTATGGTGGACCAGCTGTCGAG GGCTGTCATTAGCGATCCGGAGCAGAATGCTGTGTCTGTCAGTCCCACGAGTGTCCCACCACGCTACAGGAGAACTCTTCACCACACTCA GGTAAAAACTCGGATGTCTTTAACAGAGAACATCTTATCCAACAAGCTCTGCTTTCAAGCCAGGATTTTATCAag GTGTGGACGTGAAGCGTGTCGAAAACTGATTGGCTTCTTTTTCACATGTGACCAAACAATGACCATATACGAGTACcggaattttggtaaaaacag ATGGAACGCTCTGCCCTTTATCGCTCGTGGTGTGTACTGGAACAGAGGGAGGCCGTACTGCCTGCAGGACATCTCACAG GGTGCCGAGCTTCATTTCTGTACAGACGGCCCACACCTCCCCCAGAGTCTGAGACAGCAGCCGTGCCTGAGCCTCACAGTTACTGATGTGGATGACGGAGCCAAGGGAGCCCTGCT AGCTCAGTCTAGGGAGACTCTACACCATCGCTCTGAAGAGGAAATCAACGAGCAAAACAATCTGAAGGAAATACAAG GTGCAGTTCGTGATAGGCTAAGGGGTCGTGCGATTCAAACCCTGATCAGTCTAGGAAGAGACATGCAGAAGATGTTTGATCTAAAGGCTGATGATGTTCAGCAAAAAGAGCTGCTCAGACAATCTCTGATGGGGCAGCTCTGCATCACTACACAG GACTTCGAGGCGGTGTGGAGGATTGTGAGTCGGCGTGTGGAGGGGCGGGCGAATCCTACTGATGTGATGCGTGCCGTTACCGGGGAGATGAGTGAGAACAGAAAAGCCCTTTTCCTGAAG GTTTATGTAAAGCTTGACCCAAATAAAACCGGCTCCATATTTCTGAGCGACATTGAGAAATTCTATAGAGATAAACAAGAGGCTGACACAGCACTCG ATCCCTGTCTAAAGCCTGACTTCCTGGCCTTCATACGGGAAGCAGGAAAGGTCACCAAGACTGTGTCCTACGCCGAGTTCGAGGACTATTATGAAGGTCTGAGTATTGAAATCTTTGATGATGAAGAATACATCAACAATCTGAGAGCTACATGGAGCATCTGA